Proteins found in one Micromonospora sp. WMMD1082 genomic segment:
- a CDS encoding ABC transporter ATP-binding protein, with protein MSVVRDVPDLATLQRRAAERAAARAGGADRLRGHIVCDGLVRIFTTEGVEVVALQGLDLVVDRGELLAIVGASGSGKSTVLNILSGLDTPTAGIARVAGYDLLTMSARKRLRYRRHTVGFVWQQTGRNLLPYLTARENVELPMRLSGRGGRAGRRRAVELLEMVGVGYCADRRPGQMSGGEQQRCAVAVAVANDPEVLFADEPTGELDEATAGEVFAALRTINAELGVTVVVVTHDPQVASQVRRTVAIRDGRTASEVHRTARVGADGVEELITEEYAVLDRAGRMQLPAGFVDALALRDRVRLTLEPDHVQVRSGDRSDERKVRDE; from the coding sequence GTGAGCGTGGTGCGGGACGTGCCGGATCTGGCGACGCTGCAACGGCGGGCGGCGGAACGGGCCGCCGCCCGCGCCGGCGGTGCCGACCGGTTGCGCGGGCACATCGTCTGCGACGGGCTGGTGCGGATCTTCACCACCGAGGGCGTGGAGGTTGTCGCGTTGCAGGGTCTCGACCTGGTCGTCGACCGGGGCGAGCTGCTGGCCATCGTCGGCGCGTCCGGTTCCGGCAAGTCCACCGTGCTGAACATCCTCTCCGGGTTGGACACGCCGACCGCGGGGATCGCCCGGGTGGCCGGCTACGACCTGTTGACCATGTCCGCCCGCAAGCGGCTGCGGTACCGGCGGCACACCGTCGGGTTCGTGTGGCAGCAGACCGGGCGCAACCTGCTGCCGTACCTGACCGCCCGGGAGAACGTGGAGCTGCCGATGCGGCTGTCCGGTCGGGGTGGCCGCGCCGGTCGGCGGCGGGCCGTGGAGCTGTTGGAGATGGTCGGCGTCGGCTACTGCGCGGATCGCCGGCCGGGGCAGATGAGCGGCGGCGAGCAGCAGCGCTGCGCCGTCGCGGTGGCCGTGGCCAACGACCCGGAGGTGCTCTTCGCCGACGAGCCGACCGGTGAGCTGGACGAGGCGACGGCCGGGGAGGTGTTCGCCGCGTTGCGCACCATCAACGCGGAGCTGGGGGTGACCGTCGTGGTGGTGACCCACGACCCGCAGGTCGCCTCCCAGGTGCGGCGCACCGTCGCGATCCGCGACGGCCGCACCGCCTCCGAGGTGCACCGCACGGCGCGGGTCGGCGCCGACGGCGTCGAGGAGCTGATCACCGAGGAGTACGCGGTGCTGGACCGGGCCGGGCGGATGCAGCTGCCGGCCGGCTTCGTCGACGCGCTGGCGCTGCGGGACCGGGTGAGGTTGACCCTGGAGCCGGACCACGTGCAGGTCCGCTCCGGTGACCGCTCCGATGAGAGGAAGGTGCGCGATGAGTAG
- a CDS encoding ABC transporter ATP-binding protein: MSSGRDDLIRVEGLSRDYGSGDRVVHAVRDVSLRAGRGKLVAVRGRSGAGKTTLLNLVGGLDRPTSGRVWVAGHEVTGAGEKELLRLRRDTIGFVFQSFGLIPILSAAENVGVPMRLAKVPAAQREERVSVLLELVGLGAHAAQRPYELSGGQQQRVAIARALANDPALLIADEPTGQLDSETGRAVMDLLRALVHARGMTALVATHDPTLVELADRVLVLRDGRLVESTEPARV; encoded by the coding sequence ATGAGTAGCGGGCGGGACGACCTGATCCGGGTCGAGGGGCTGAGCCGCGACTACGGTAGCGGCGACCGGGTGGTGCACGCGGTGCGGGACGTCTCGCTGCGCGCCGGTCGCGGTAAGCTGGTCGCGGTACGGGGTCGCTCGGGCGCGGGCAAGACCACCCTGCTGAACCTCGTCGGTGGCCTGGACCGCCCCACCTCGGGGCGGGTGTGGGTGGCCGGTCACGAGGTCACCGGGGCCGGTGAGAAGGAACTGCTGCGGCTGCGCCGGGACACCATCGGGTTCGTGTTCCAGTCCTTCGGGCTGATCCCGATCCTGTCGGCGGCGGAGAACGTCGGGGTGCCGATGCGGCTGGCGAAGGTGCCGGCGGCGCAGCGCGAGGAGCGGGTGTCGGTGTTGCTGGAACTGGTCGGTCTGGGTGCGCACGCCGCGCAGCGGCCGTACGAGTTGTCCGGTGGGCAGCAGCAGCGGGTGGCGATCGCCCGCGCGTTGGCCAACGATCCGGCGCTGCTGATCGCCGACGAGCCGACCGGCCAGTTGGATTCGGAGACCGGCCGCGCGGTGATGGACCTGCTGCGGGCGTTGGTGCACGCCCGGGGCATGACGGCGCTGGTCGCCACGCACGATCCGACCCTGGTGGAGCTGGCCGACCGGGTGCTGGTACTGCGCGACGGCCGGCTGGTCGAGTCCACCGAGCCGGCCCGGGTGTGA
- a CDS encoding Hsp20/alpha crystallin family protein, protein MLMRTDPFREIDRLAEQFFGTTSRPAVMHMDAYRDGDYFYAAFDLPGVDPESIDCTVQRNVLTVRAERRRPAGDTVELVAAERPMGLFSRQLFLGDTLDTDKLEAGYDNGVLTLRIPVAERAKPRRVTISATGNGRKQIKG, encoded by the coding sequence ATGCTGATGCGTACCGACCCGTTCCGTGAGATCGACCGGCTCGCCGAGCAGTTCTTCGGCACCACCAGCCGCCCGGCCGTCATGCACATGGACGCCTACCGGGACGGCGACTACTTCTACGCGGCCTTCGACCTGCCCGGAGTCGACCCGGAGAGCATCGACTGCACCGTGCAGCGCAACGTGCTCACCGTCCGCGCCGAGCGTCGCCGCCCCGCCGGCGACACCGTCGAACTCGTCGCCGCCGAGCGCCCGATGGGCCTGTTCAGCCGGCAACTGTTCCTCGGCGACACCCTCGACACCGACAAGCTCGAAGCCGGCTACGACAACGGCGTGTTGACGCTGCGGATCCCGGTGGCCGAGCGGGCCAAGCCCCGCCGGGTCACCATCAGCGCGACCGGCAACGGCCGCAAGCAGATCAAGGGCTGA
- a CDS encoding DUF6069 family protein: MSATAQPVSSTTSPLRRRALGVPAAVVACVAIWIIGALGGVNYAVRSPGQPEVVVNLFPVILFSLGSALLGWAALAVLERFAGRRATLIWIVLAVAVALLSFLPLFQVDATGGAKFALGAMHVAVPAALIALLPNHNH; encoded by the coding sequence GTGAGCGCTACCGCACAACCCGTCAGCAGCACCACCTCCCCACTCCGTCGCCGCGCCCTCGGCGTGCCGGCCGCCGTCGTGGCCTGCGTCGCGATCTGGATCATCGGCGCGCTCGGCGGCGTCAACTACGCCGTACGCAGTCCGGGGCAGCCGGAGGTGGTCGTCAACCTCTTCCCGGTGATCCTCTTCTCCCTCGGCTCGGCGCTGCTCGGCTGGGCGGCGCTCGCCGTTCTGGAGCGATTCGCCGGCCGCCGCGCCACCCTCATCTGGATCGTGCTGGCGGTGGCGGTGGCGCTGCTGTCGTTCCTCCCGCTGTTCCAGGTGGACGCCACGGGCGGCGCCAAGTTCGCCCTGGGCGCGATGCACGTCGCGGTGCCCGCCGCCCTGATCGCCCTCCTCCCCAACCACAACCACTAA
- a CDS encoding MarR family winged helix-turn-helix transcriptional regulator, producing MTSPSPGRPSDLMFLLSWASHVLRVEHAAGLADLGISPRAHCVLARARVGGLTQRQVGELCGVDKTTMVVTLDQLEIAGLARRVPSPTDRRARLVEVTTEGQRVLGQAQEIAARLEQDVLAALPDDEREVFLRAIRRLVDERLSGDGACGPAGSVC from the coding sequence ATGACCTCCCCGTCGCCGGGCCGCCCGTCCGACCTGATGTTCCTGCTCAGTTGGGCCAGCCACGTGTTGCGCGTGGAGCACGCCGCCGGCCTGGCCGACCTGGGCATCTCTCCCCGGGCCCACTGTGTGCTGGCGCGGGCCCGGGTCGGCGGCCTCACCCAGCGGCAGGTCGGCGAACTGTGCGGGGTGGACAAGACCACCATGGTGGTGACCCTGGACCAGTTGGAGATCGCCGGGCTGGCCCGGCGGGTGCCCTCGCCGACCGACCGGCGGGCTCGGCTGGTCGAGGTCACCACGGAGGGCCAGCGGGTGCTCGGCCAGGCACAGGAGATCGCCGCCCGCCTGGAGCAGGACGTACTGGCGGCCCTGCCTGACGACGAGCGTGAGGTGTTCCTGCGGGCGATCCGGCGCCTGGTCGACGAGCGCCTGTCCGGGGACGGAGCATGCGGGCCGGCCGGCTCGGTCTGCTGA
- a CDS encoding FkbM family methyltransferase translates to MGTHSAAVEALKADPATASLRRSLEVYYGDPERDAAMDAFYARFVRPGDLVFDIGSHVGDHIGSFRRLGARVVAVEPQPLCLRALRAIYADDDQVTLVEAACGAQPGRIGFLVNSANPTVSTASTDFVAAAAGAGGWEGQVWDGQIEVPVTTVDTLIAEHGTPAFVKIDVEGFEDAVLAGLSRPLPALSFEFTTIERAVALRCLRRLAALGFGGFDVALGDEKVLTLGRWAPIEEIAAHLLALPHEANSGDVYCVPTT, encoded by the coding sequence ATGGGCACGCACTCCGCCGCGGTCGAGGCACTCAAGGCCGACCCCGCCACCGCCTCGCTGCGCCGCTCCCTGGAGGTCTACTACGGCGACCCGGAACGCGACGCGGCGATGGACGCCTTCTACGCCCGCTTCGTACGCCCCGGCGACCTGGTCTTCGACATCGGCTCGCACGTGGGTGACCACATCGGCAGCTTCCGCCGGCTCGGTGCCCGGGTCGTCGCCGTCGAACCGCAACCGCTGTGCCTGCGGGCGCTGCGCGCCATCTACGCCGACGACGACCAGGTCACCCTGGTCGAGGCGGCCTGTGGTGCCCAGCCCGGCCGGATCGGGTTCCTGGTGAACTCCGCCAACCCGACCGTCTCCACCGCCTCGACCGACTTCGTGGCGGCGGCCGCCGGCGCCGGTGGCTGGGAGGGTCAGGTCTGGGACGGCCAGATCGAGGTACCGGTCACCACCGTCGACACGCTGATCGCCGAACACGGCACACCGGCCTTCGTCAAGATCGACGTGGAGGGCTTCGAGGACGCCGTGCTCGCCGGCCTGAGCCGCCCGCTGCCCGCGCTGTCGTTCGAGTTCACCACGATCGAGCGGGCGGTGGCGCTGCGGTGCCTGCGCCGGCTCGCCGCACTCGGCTTCGGCGGGTTCGACGTGGCGCTCGGCGACGAGAAGGTGCTGACCCTCGGGCGCTGGGCCCCCATCGAGGAGATCGCCGCCCACCTGCTCGCGCTGCCGCACGAGGCCAACTCCGGCGACGTGTACTGCGTACCAACGACCTGA
- a CDS encoding tyrosine-type recombinase/integrase produces MRTPDTPARYRPPAAPALPGAPMAVTDAWLRNRRLSEHTRDAYRRDVAGWLAWCTACQLDPLRASFLHVNEYARALESTLSARTGRPLTSATVARKLSALSSWYDFLVKLRAVDANPVAGADRPRIDRDHSATVGLTPAEVDALLAAADADTGPTAARNRAAVTLLADLGLRVGELVSLDVTDLGAERGHRSVRFVGKGGKARRRALTPGTAYAVDAYLAQRAAAQGVTTHQLTGALLVTASGARLDRHSVFRLVRRLARVAGIPAWAHLSPHSLRHAFATTARAEGVPLEDVQDAMGHADPRTTRRYDRDRHNLDRDPAYTIWAARARRRA; encoded by the coding sequence GTGCGTACGCCCGACACTCCGGCGCGGTATCGCCCGCCGGCCGCTCCCGCCCTGCCCGGGGCGCCGATGGCCGTCACCGACGCATGGTTGCGCAACCGGCGGTTGAGCGAGCACACCCGCGACGCGTACCGCCGCGATGTCGCGGGTTGGTTGGCCTGGTGCACCGCGTGCCAGCTCGACCCGCTGCGGGCGAGCTTCCTGCACGTCAACGAGTACGCGCGGGCGCTGGAGAGCACTCTGTCCGCGCGGACCGGCCGCCCGCTGACCTCGGCGACGGTGGCCCGGAAGCTGTCCGCGCTGTCCAGCTGGTACGACTTCCTGGTCAAGCTGCGCGCGGTCGACGCCAACCCGGTCGCCGGTGCCGACCGGCCCCGCATCGACCGGGACCACTCGGCCACGGTCGGCCTGACCCCCGCCGAGGTGGACGCGCTGCTGGCCGCCGCCGACGCCGACACGGGGCCGACCGCCGCGCGCAACCGCGCCGCCGTCACCCTCCTGGCCGACCTGGGGCTGCGGGTCGGGGAACTGGTCTCCCTGGACGTCACCGATCTCGGCGCCGAGCGGGGTCACCGCAGCGTGCGGTTCGTCGGCAAGGGCGGCAAGGCCCGCCGCCGGGCCCTCACCCCCGGCACGGCGTACGCGGTGGACGCCTACCTCGCCCAGCGGGCGGCCGCGCAGGGCGTGACGACGCACCAGCTCACCGGGGCGCTGCTGGTCACCGCCAGCGGTGCCCGCCTCGACCGGCACTCGGTGTTCCGGCTGGTGCGGCGGCTCGCCCGCGTCGCCGGGATACCGGCGTGGGCGCACCTGTCGCCGCACTCGCTGCGGCACGCCTTCGCCACCACCGCCCGCGCCGAGGGGGTGCCGCTGGAGGACGTGCAGGACGCGATGGGCCATGCCGACCCGCGCACCACGCGCCGCTACGACCGGGACCGGCACAACCTCGACCGCGACCCCGCGTACACGATCTGGGCCGCCCGCGCCCGCCGCCGCGCCTGA
- a CDS encoding DUF1062 domain-containing protein — protein MSSPPHIVLPWVVRRTRLPLLSMLCGYCRAESATTGEGRFRVNANGKLLDVWLLVRCVSCDRTSKLTVHERASVRSFDPAELHGYHVNDPDLVAARLLDPLLARRNHFTLNWTGAWRLDTPSAWPDEAWPVRVEVVFEDPVPVRPERLIAHGLGLSRNEALRRIKCDVPLRRPRSAGFTFTVLAEG, from the coding sequence ATGTCTTCACCACCTCATATCGTGCTGCCCTGGGTCGTCCGCCGGACCAGGCTGCCGCTGCTATCGATGCTGTGCGGGTACTGCCGGGCGGAGTCGGCCACCACCGGCGAGGGCAGGTTCCGCGTCAACGCCAACGGCAAGCTGCTGGACGTGTGGCTGCTGGTCCGCTGCGTATCCTGTGACCGGACGAGCAAGCTCACCGTGCACGAGCGCGCGTCGGTCAGATCCTTCGATCCGGCCGAACTCCACGGCTACCACGTCAACGATCCGGATCTGGTGGCGGCCAGGCTGTTGGATCCGCTGCTCGCCCGGCGTAACCACTTCACCCTGAACTGGACGGGAGCCTGGCGGCTGGACACCCCGTCGGCATGGCCGGACGAGGCGTGGCCGGTCCGGGTGGAGGTCGTCTTCGAGGATCCGGTACCGGTGCGCCCGGAACGGCTCATCGCGCACGGGCTCGGCCTCAGCAGGAACGAGGCGCTGCGTCGGATCAAGTGCGACGTTCCGCTGCGCCGCCCGAGGAGCGCCGGGTTCACCTTCACCGTGCTGGCCGAGGGCTAA
- a CDS encoding RNA polymerase subunit sigma-70: MSADTRLKELGVSDLGEVDEPAFSRLAERHRRELHVHCYRMLGSFEDAEDTVQETFLRAWRRRETFEGRSTLRAWLYRIATNACLDLLAKSRPEPATGGEVRWLQPYPDLLLDELPTGDADEPETVAVARETIELAYLVAVQHLAPRPRAVLILRDVLGWPAKDVAELLGNSVNSVNSALQRARAGMREHLPAERQDWTGGEEDAGTRELVRRYTDASVATDIDVLAALLRDDVRCSMPPTPGLQVGRDAVVNDWVEGGFVGMTGLRAVPTSVNRQPAVAFYHWRKREGAYLPLTIDVLRVTGGAITEIITFHDNQFPRLGLPERLPANGTE; the protein is encoded by the coding sequence ATGAGTGCGGACACGCGGCTGAAGGAGCTGGGCGTGAGCGATCTGGGCGAGGTCGACGAGCCGGCGTTCTCGCGGCTGGCGGAGCGGCACCGGCGGGAGCTGCACGTGCACTGCTACCGGATGCTCGGGTCGTTCGAGGATGCCGAGGACACCGTGCAGGAGACGTTCCTGCGCGCCTGGCGGCGGCGGGAGACCTTCGAGGGACGGTCGACGTTGCGGGCCTGGTTGTACCGGATCGCCACCAACGCCTGCCTGGACCTGCTCGCCAAGTCCCGCCCCGAGCCGGCGACCGGCGGCGAGGTGCGGTGGCTGCAGCCCTACCCGGACCTGCTGCTCGACGAGCTGCCCACGGGCGACGCGGACGAGCCGGAGACCGTCGCCGTGGCGCGGGAGACGATCGAGCTGGCGTACCTGGTCGCGGTCCAGCATCTCGCGCCGCGCCCGCGGGCCGTGCTGATCCTGCGCGACGTGCTCGGCTGGCCGGCGAAGGACGTCGCGGAACTCCTCGGGAACTCGGTCAACTCCGTGAACAGCGCGCTGCAGCGGGCCCGCGCCGGCATGCGGGAGCACCTGCCCGCCGAGCGGCAGGACTGGACCGGCGGCGAGGAGGACGCCGGGACGCGCGAGCTGGTACGCCGCTACACCGACGCCAGCGTGGCCACGGACATCGACGTGCTCGCCGCACTGCTGCGCGACGACGTACGCTGCTCGATGCCGCCCACCCCGGGCCTGCAGGTCGGCCGCGACGCGGTGGTGAACGACTGGGTCGAGGGCGGCTTCGTGGGCATGACGGGCCTGCGCGCCGTCCCCACCTCCGTGAACCGCCAGCCCGCCGTCGCCTTCTACCACTGGCGCAAGCGGGAGGGCGCGTACCTGCCGCTGACGATCGACGTCCTGCGCGTCACCGGCGGGGCGATCACCGAGATCATCACGTTCCACGACAACCAGTTCCCGCGTCTCGGTCTGCCCGAGCGCCTGCCGGCGAACGGCACGGAGTAG
- a CDS encoding DUF6069 family protein yields the protein MNSMNDTGTVADPASGQTSHTHRLRGLLVTGFIAALAATVATTLAAALARAVGVDFAIPDGGETIPLGGFAVVTGFFSVVGIVIAVALRQWSARPAERFVWTAVSLTAISMVPPLLSGATTATIAALLGLHLVPAAVMIPTLARSLRTQTGD from the coding sequence ATGAACAGCATGAATGACACCGGTACCGTTGCGGACCCGGCATCGGGCCAGACCAGCCACACCCACCGACTGCGCGGGCTCCTCGTCACCGGCTTCATCGCCGCGCTCGCCGCGACGGTGGCCACCACCCTCGCCGCGGCGCTTGCCCGAGCAGTCGGCGTCGACTTCGCGATCCCAGATGGTGGCGAGACGATCCCGTTGGGCGGGTTCGCCGTGGTGACCGGCTTCTTCTCGGTCGTGGGCATCGTCATTGCCGTCGCTCTTCGTCAGTGGAGCGCTCGCCCCGCCGAGCGGTTCGTGTGGACGGCAGTGTCGCTGACCGCGATCTCGATGGTCCCGCCCCTCCTCAGCGGAGCAACCACCGCCACCATCGCCGCCCTGCTCGGGCTGCACCTCGTCCCGGCGGCCGTGATGATCCCGACCCTGGCGCGGAGCCTGCGCACCCAGACCGGCGACTGA
- a CDS encoding TetR/AcrR family transcriptional regulator: MRKQRQVASDAGLSKQRVVVEAVRLADREGVDGLSMRRLAGALGAGAMSLYHYVANKEELLDAMIDIVFEEIELPPEETDWQSAMRRRAISARQVLARHPWAIGLMESRTSPGPANLRHREAVTACLRRAGFPVLMATHANWLLDSYVYGFALQEASLPFDTADELADMTEDVFLPQLPPDEFPYLNESAAALVAAGYDPAEEFIFGLDLVLAALDPLRASA, encoded by the coding sequence GTGAGGAAGCAACGCCAGGTCGCGTCAGACGCGGGGCTGAGCAAGCAGCGGGTGGTGGTCGAGGCGGTCCGGCTCGCCGACCGCGAGGGGGTCGACGGGCTGAGCATGCGCCGGCTGGCTGGCGCGCTCGGCGCGGGCGCGATGTCGCTCTACCACTACGTGGCGAACAAGGAGGAGTTGCTGGACGCCATGATCGACATCGTGTTCGAGGAGATCGAGCTCCCGCCCGAAGAGACCGACTGGCAGTCAGCGATGCGACGGCGGGCGATATCCGCCCGACAGGTTCTCGCACGCCACCCGTGGGCGATCGGCCTGATGGAGTCGCGGACATCGCCCGGGCCCGCGAACCTCCGCCACCGTGAAGCGGTCACCGCCTGCCTGCGGAGGGCTGGCTTCCCGGTCTTGATGGCGACGCACGCCAACTGGTTGCTCGACAGCTATGTCTACGGTTTCGCCCTGCAGGAAGCCAGCCTGCCGTTCGACACCGCCGATGAGCTCGCGGACATGACCGAGGACGTCTTCCTGCCCCAGCTTCCTCCTGACGAGTTCCCCTACCTCAACGAGTCCGCCGCGGCGCTCGTCGCTGCCGGCTATGACCCGGCGGAGGAGTTCATCTTCGGCCTCGACCTGGTCCTTGCTGCCCTCGATCCCCTGAGAGCCTCCGCATAG
- a CDS encoding NAD(P)-dependent alcohol dehydrogenase → MRAAVQHRYGPPSVLESCEVGLPLPGRGDVLVQVGAASVHPGDYFVMTGEPYVVRLAFGLRRPRHGIPGRDLAGVVAAVGKDVTALRPGEEVFGWSTAGTLAEYACVPADNLVSVPANLSVVDAAAVPTSGMAALQALREIANVRPGQTVLVTGASGGVGSFAVQIAKAFGAEVTGVCSTRNVDLVRSLGADHVVDYTRTDVTRTEKRYDVILDNVEAQPLAAVRRALTPTGTLIPNSGRGGRWLGPLGRIVKARVLSGFTRQQLKPLLSIEKRQDLLTLADLLATGQVTPVIDRTYPLDEAADALRYVGAGHTRGKVVVTV, encoded by the coding sequence ATGCGAGCCGCCGTCCAACACCGCTACGGCCCGCCCTCAGTGCTCGAGTCGTGCGAGGTCGGGCTACCGCTGCCCGGTCGAGGCGATGTGCTCGTCCAGGTGGGCGCGGCCTCAGTACATCCCGGCGACTACTTCGTCATGACCGGTGAGCCGTACGTGGTGCGCCTGGCGTTCGGGCTCCGCCGGCCGCGCCACGGCATCCCTGGCAGGGACCTCGCCGGCGTGGTGGCAGCGGTCGGGAAGGATGTCACCGCTCTCCGCCCCGGCGAGGAGGTGTTCGGCTGGAGCACCGCTGGAACGCTCGCGGAGTACGCCTGCGTCCCGGCGGACAACCTCGTGTCCGTGCCTGCCAACCTGTCGGTCGTGGACGCGGCAGCGGTGCCCACGTCGGGCATGGCGGCGTTGCAGGCATTGCGCGAGATCGCGAACGTTCGACCGGGCCAGACGGTGCTGGTCACGGGCGCGTCGGGCGGCGTGGGCTCCTTCGCCGTACAGATCGCCAAGGCGTTTGGCGCCGAGGTGACCGGTGTGTGCAGCACCCGCAACGTCGACCTGGTCCGGTCGCTCGGTGCCGACCACGTCGTTGACTACACGAGGACCGACGTCACCCGCACCGAGAAGCGCTACGACGTCATCCTCGACAACGTGGAAGCCCAGCCCCTGGCGGCTGTCCGCCGAGCGCTGACGCCCACCGGCACCCTCATCCCCAACAGCGGACGCGGTGGCCGCTGGCTCGGCCCCCTCGGTCGAATCGTCAAAGCGCGCGTGCTGTCCGGGTTCACCCGTCAGCAGCTGAAGCCTCTCTTGTCGATCGAGAAGCGCCAGGACCTGCTCACCCTGGCCGACCTGCTCGCGACCGGGCAGGTCACGCCGGTCATCGACCGCACCTACCCCCTCGACGAAGCAGCCGACGCCCTCCGCTACGTCGGGGCCGGCCACACCCGAGGGAAGGTCGTCGTCACCGTCTGA
- a CDS encoding DUF6817 domain-containing protein: MPTSAPVQDWLRQRGAETVDHPGGTLYAHLCRVHDRLRGLGLGVDVQLAGLTHAAYGTDGFDVVLLDRADRETLRALIGETAERLVYRYGACDRRRSWRHLADTRQVVDRFTGEVQTLGAAELRSFVDLCIVNELDVVEQSPAIAERHGPYLRTLFASWASLASPPVNAEARRVLAAR, encoded by the coding sequence ATGCCAACCAGTGCTCCCGTCCAGGACTGGCTGCGCCAGCGCGGCGCCGAGACGGTCGACCATCCCGGTGGCACGCTCTACGCGCACCTGTGCCGGGTGCACGACCGGCTGCGGGGCCTGGGGCTCGGCGTCGACGTGCAGCTGGCCGGGCTCACCCACGCCGCGTACGGCACCGACGGTTTCGACGTGGTGCTGCTGGACCGCGCCGACCGGGAGACCCTGCGCGCCCTGATCGGCGAGACCGCCGAGCGGCTCGTCTACCGCTACGGCGCCTGCGACCGCCGCCGGAGCTGGCGGCACCTGGCCGACACCCGGCAGGTCGTGGACCGCTTCACCGGCGAGGTGCAGACCCTGGGCGCGGCCGAGCTGCGGTCGTTCGTGGACCTGTGCATCGTCAACGAGCTGGATGTCGTCGAGCAGTCACCGGCGATCGCCGAGCGGCACGGCCCCTACCTGCGTACGCTCTTCGCCTCCTGGGCGTCGCTGGCCTCCCCACCGGTCAACGCCGAGGCCCGCCGGGTGTTGGCTGCTCGGTGA
- a CDS encoding nitroreductase/quinone reductase family protein: protein MPNDFNQQIIDEFRANNGQVGGPFEGARLILLTTTGVRTGARHTTPVAYLPDGGARILVIASAGGAERHPQWYRNLVADPQVTVEDGTFTYPARAEVLTGAERDRLFARAAEADPGWDAYQAKTSRVIPVVALYEQAGGPPQASSWGAALKMIHDAFRRELTLIRAEVDRAGTTLGAQLRVNCLTVCAGLHGHHTNEDAGMFVGIAAQRPDLAPVLDRLREEHRRVAELVGELQQTLTADGVDRDQVREQVTRLVAEVETHLAYEEEQLIPVLDGVG from the coding sequence ATGCCGAACGACTTCAACCAGCAGATCATCGACGAGTTCCGGGCCAACAACGGCCAGGTGGGCGGCCCGTTCGAGGGCGCCCGTCTGATCCTGCTCACCACCACCGGGGTACGCACCGGTGCCCGGCACACCACGCCGGTCGCCTACCTGCCCGACGGCGGGGCACGGATCCTGGTGATCGCCTCCGCCGGGGGAGCGGAGCGACATCCACAGTGGTACCGCAACCTGGTCGCCGACCCGCAGGTCACCGTCGAGGACGGCACGTTCACCTACCCGGCGCGCGCCGAGGTGCTCACCGGCGCCGAGCGCGACCGCCTCTTCGCCCGCGCCGCGGAGGCCGATCCCGGGTGGGACGCGTACCAGGCGAAGACGTCCCGGGTGATCCCCGTGGTCGCCCTCTACGAGCAGGCGGGTGGCCCACCGCAGGCGTCGTCGTGGGGTGCGGCGCTGAAGATGATCCACGACGCGTTCCGGCGGGAGCTGACGCTGATCCGCGCCGAGGTCGACCGCGCCGGGACGACCCTCGGCGCCCAGCTGCGGGTGAACTGCCTGACCGTCTGCGCCGGCCTGCACGGCCACCACACCAACGAGGACGCCGGCATGTTCGTCGGCATCGCCGCGCAGCGCCCGGACCTGGCGCCCGTGCTGGACCGGCTACGCGAGGAGCATCGCCGGGTGGCCGAGCTGGTGGGGGAGTTGCAGCAGACGCTGACCGCCGACGGCGTCGACCGCGACCAGGTCCGCGAGCAGGTCACCCGGCTCGTCGCCGAGGTGGAGACGCACCTGGCGTACGAGGAGGAGCAGCTGATCCCGGTGCTCGACGGCGTCGGCTGA
- a CDS encoding DUF1992 domain-containing protein, whose translation MDRRWEASVEAQIRSAQERGEFDNLPGAGKPIPGRGLPYDESWWIKSFLEREQVPTDLLLPTPLLLRRRIERLPEEVRDLPTEQAVRACVADLNAEVMAWLRHPSGPRVVVRPVDTDAVVRRWRADRAAAVPPAAADRPSVPRRRAWFPLRRLTRRAAGLLG comes from the coding sequence GTGGACAGGCGGTGGGAGGCGTCGGTCGAGGCGCAGATCCGGTCGGCCCAGGAACGCGGCGAGTTCGACAACCTGCCCGGCGCGGGTAAGCCGATCCCCGGCCGGGGGCTGCCCTACGACGAGTCCTGGTGGATCAAGAGCTTCCTGGAACGCGAGCAGGTGCCCACCGATCTGCTGCTGCCCACGCCGCTGCTGCTGCGCCGCCGGATCGAACGGCTGCCCGAGGAGGTCCGCGACCTGCCCACCGAGCAGGCAGTCCGGGCGTGCGTGGCCGACCTCAACGCCGAGGTGATGGCCTGGCTGCGCCATCCGTCCGGCCCGCGGGTCGTGGTGCGCCCGGTCGACACCGACGCCGTCGTACGGCGGTGGCGCGCCGATCGCGCCGCCGCCGTGCCGCCGGCAGCCGCCGACCGGCCGTCGGTGCCGCGCCGTCGGGCCTGGTTTCCGTTGCGCCGCCTGACCCGTCGCGCCGCCGGCCTGCTCGGGTGA